The region CCTCCCCCCCGTGCACCGGAATCGGTACCGGCACCGCCACCCATCTCCCCCCCGTGCAGCAGCACCAACACCGgcatccccatccccccccGGTCGGTACCGGCACCACCCTCCCCCATCGTGCACCGGGATCGGCACCGGTaccaccccccccgccccatctCACCGCGCTCCCGGGGCCGCCGCGGCCCCTCCGCTCCCGCCGCGCAcgcgccgcgccccgccccgccccgcgccgcccgcagCCACCGCCAGGGGGcgccaccccccccccgcccctcccggtTCCCGCCCGCTCCTACCGCCCCCTCCTGCCCGgttccccccccgcccccccccaccccggctgGAGCCTCCGAGCGCCCCTCGGTGTGGGTGTTTATTCCTCGGCCCTCGGGGGCGGCTCTCGCTTGTCACGGACTCGGTGTTCCCGGCTCCGGTTCCTCGTCTTCATCCTCCGACCAGCTCAAactgtcgtctgagtcttccGAGTCCTCGTGCGCCGCGCTGGGTTCCGGGGGGCCGGCAGCCTCCTCGTCGTCTTGCTGCTCGGCCCGGGAGCGGGACCCGCCGTGCGGGAGCTCCAGCCTGGCCCAGGAGCCGGGGCTGGCCTTGCACAGCGTGATCTCCACCTTGGTGGGGACCATGCTCACGAAGCTCTTGTCTATGGCGATGACCtagagagtcatagaatcacagaataaccaggttggaagagacccacgagatcatcgagtccaaccgttcctatcaaacactaacccatgccccttagcacctcgtccacccgtgccttaaacacctccagggaaggtgactcaaccccctccctgggcagcctctgccagtgcccaatgaccctttctgtgaagaattttttcctaatgtccagcctaaacctcccctggtggagcttgaggccattccctctcgtcctgtcccctgccacttgggagaagaggccagcaccctcctctccacaacctcctttcaggtagttgtagagagcaatgaggtctcccctcagcctcctcttctccaggctaaacacccccagctctctcagccgctcctcataaggcctgttctccagccccttcaccagcttcgttgctcttctctggactcgctccagagcctcaacatccttcttgtggtgaggggcccagaactgaacacaggattcgaggagcggtctcaccagtgccgagtacagagggagaagaacctccctggccctgctggtcacgccgtttctgatacaagccaagatgccactggccttggccacctgggccactgctggctcataagTCATATAATAGTTggagagttggaagggaccttaaacatcacccatttccaaccccctgccgtgggcagggacacctcctacaggctgctcaaagccatccaacctggccctgaacacctccagggatggggcagccacagcttccctgggcaacctgggccagggcctcacagctgtcatagtgaagaaatccttccttatgtctagtctaaatctgcccctctccagtttatacccattgcccctcgtcctgtcactacaagccttgtaaacagccccttcccagcttttctgcagctccttcaggtgctggaaggtctcctcggagccttctcttctccaggctgaacgactccaactctctcagcctgtcccagcAAGGGAAAGGTGTGTTGGgctgggcagaggagggcaggcAGCACACGTTCAGCGGTTCCCTGACTGGCAGAGCCCTGCCAGAGGAGAACGAGGAGAGATCTCCTCTCCTTGCATGCCAGGACACACGGAGCAGGATGAAGCTTGGGTTCCAGCTGAGGTTCACCGGGTTATGCCTAAGCTCGCCCCACGGCAGTGAGTTGCGCAGAGACAGGCGAACCCGCAATCTGCTGCCTGCGGGCCCTGGCTGCCTGCACCAGAAATAAAGGCAAGAAATGCACATGCAAATTCCCGAGTCTCACTGCTCCTCCCCAGCCAGCAAGCAGCTGAGAAACTGGAGAGCAAGTGTGTCCCTCGCACCTCTGCCTGCCCGCAGGCACAGCAGGATTTCAGGGAGAAGCAGCGACCTGCTGGGCCAAAGACCCTTTCTTTGGGACAGTCTGGAACCAAAGCCAGAACACCTACAGAGCCGTCAGCAGTGTCCAGCTCTGCttttagagtcacagaatggtttgggttggaagggaccttaaaacccatccagttccatacctctcaccagaccaggctgctcaaggcctcatccaacctggccttggacacctccagggatggggcagccgcagctttgggtagcctctgccagcgcctcaccatcctcagcatgaagaatttcttcctaatgtctaatccagatcctcccccctccaatttaaagccactgcccctcatcctattgctcTGTGCCTTTGTacaaagtccttccccagctttcctgtagccccttcacgtattggaaggctgctcctagttctccctggagccttctcttctccaggctgaacagccccaactctctcagcctgtcctcatagcagaggtgctccagcccttgcatcatcttcgtggcccccTTTAGACCTGTTCCAACATGTTCATATCCTTCTTGGTTTAGGGATAAGTACGGGATCAATTAGAACAACCACTGGCAGCCTCTAAAACAGCCCCTCTCACAAGCCCTAAGCCATTTCTTCGCAGAGGTGGCCACAAATGCTGGTACCTGGGCGATCTGGCTCCCAGACGATTCCAACAAGAGCAGCATTTCAAAGAGCGCAGCCAGGGTGCCTcaggtgctgcagagcaggcaggcaCCGAGCCCGCGCACAGTCCTGGCGAGGCTCCCAGGCAGTGCTACCGCTATGGGatttatagggaaaaaaatcatttccccATCAGCCTTTACTGTTTAAGAAAACCTGGAGATAAACCGGTCCTCTCTGCTGCAACAGCCGTGGTGGGACTTGTGTTCCCTGCAAGAGCTGGCAATGAATCACACCGAGGGAGGGACTGTGAAATGGCTGTTTGTCCCACAGAGGTGCCAGCTGGGGAAGAGACGGCGCCCTGGGAGCCACGGCGTTTCTGTGCGATAATACAGTCTGCCTTGAGCTCCACGCACAGGAAGGACTGTGCAGAAATTGCAGCAACAaccattttgctgcttttccaaatGTCAGAGAATCCCGACTGCGTGGAGATTAATTTTCCTAACGGGGAGCCTGCGTTTGGGGCTGCAAATGCTTCTCCCAGAGCACAAGCTGCCTCAGCACCGCAGCCCAAGCCCACGCAGGCTACTGGAATagggaaaagaaagtaaacagGATCTTACCCCCCAGAGATCCAGTTCTGCCTGGAAAATCTTATTCCCTTCAAAGACGATGTGGACCTCAAGCTGAAAGACCAATGGAAAATCATCTGAGTGGGTAGGATAGCGTTGTCAGAGCTCTTCACCAGGACAGGGCATCACACGTTCTGGCTCCAACTAACAGTCTGGTGATCCCCTCAGCACCTGGGAGCATTTCACCCCCTTCAGAGCATGCTGGGTTCACCTCTGCCACCAGTCGAGGGATTCGAGGCCAGCAAAGCCACCTGATGAGCCAGCATGGCTGGGCAGATGCTGCTGTAGCAGAAAAGCCACTgagcttggggacagcaggtcAGCAGCACCAACCGCGGCTGCAGCAACAGCCCAAACAGGCCATCAGAGAGCCCCAGGCACCCGGGCAGCGCCCGGCTGTTGGATCTCAAAATCGGGTGCCATGAAAGCGCACGtccccagctccaccagccccaCTCACCACGGTGCGGTTGGCCTTCACGCTGCTAAGGGCAGGCAGGGGGTTCTTGGCATAGACTGTCACCACCACCTGGCTGCTGGTTTGGTGCCAGTCCTGCCGGCACGACACCGCCTTCTTGTCCTGCCGAGGAGAAGAACCCATGATGGCACAGTGTCCAGATGAAGCTCACCGCAAACAGAGGGGGTGTCTGTGCTGGGGGATGCGCCTTCGTACGTCTGCTTTACAGAGTGGTGGCTGAGGGCAGCATCAGCTGAGCAAGATCAAACCTTGTCTTTCATGCAGGTTTTTGAGGGGCAGGTGCTTCTTGAGAAGGTAGACAGCCCCTGCCAGGCTGTCCCAAGCAACATGGGGTATGGGTGTTGTGCTTGGGGTAGTTCCAGAAGGACACGTTAAGGCCAGAGCCACCCCCTTCTTGTTCCAGAGCTATTCTGCTGTGTCCAAGCTCCTGCACAGTCAGGAAACCCAGTGTGGAGAGCAGTGCCGGGGCTGTTGCTCAACATGGATCATGCCACCATGCAAAATTTGGGAGACAGATGAGGTCCAGCTGGGCACATTTCACCTTTCTTCCACAGGACCCCCACCTTGTCTGTGCTACAGGCACCTTTAGATCCACCAGGCATTTCTGAGCATGAGCAGGAGACAGATCCCCTGCAACCCTCAGCACTGCCAGCCAACACAGCACCTCAGGAGGAATCCCAGCCTCAAACTCAGGTGACAATTAGCACAAAGCGTCTGCATCACAGCCTTTCAGTTCTTGTTCTGCAGCCTCCTTTACATCCGCTATATGTTTTCTGCTCCAGGACAAAGCACAGACGGGGCTCAGACAGGGTTGCTCAGAGCATCACTGACTCAGAGGAACATGATGCACTCTTGGGGATATCCTGGGTCACTTTGGTGCGACTTCCCCTACTCAAGCCTGTTTCCAGCCAAGAGACTCACACACACAATACTGGGAACTTGGATCGTCTCCCCATTGCCCTGCCACAACATCATGTCACTAAGTAGATGAGGACCCTCCTGGGAAGTAGTTGCAGAGGGAAAgcttaattaaaaccaaatccaGTCATCTGTCAAAACTTTTGTGGTTCTTTTGCAGGGCTTTCCCTGTGCTCAGCTGCCAGTCCCTGTGTGGCAGCCTGCAGCGCTGGCTGTGCTGTGCCCGGGGCCAGATCCTGCCTCATTCAGCTTCCTACTGCGCTCGTGCCCGCTGGGTGCGAGAGCTGACATTTTAAACAGCAGATGGGTGAAGATGAGGCATTCAAACCCTGCACAGCCCTCTGTTGGCAATTATGAAAATTAGGAGAATTAAATGCAGAAGCCCATGTAAAcgcagaggaagggaaggagcaaTACTTGGGTCCCTGCCAGTAATGGCACTTCGCACACATGAGCCGCCACCGAGACTCCCCTTACCCCCTTTCCCGTCCAGCAGTGCCGCCCGGTGCTGCAGCCCGGCTGCTCCAGGAAGGCGTTGAAGTCTGTCGTTTTGACTTTACAGCAGCTCCAGTATTTCATCCTGGGGAGAGCGGGACGGCCTGAGCAGGGGGCGCCCAtgggagcaggagaggggaCCTGCTGTGGCTTCAGGGTGGTGGAGATGGGGGCGCGGAACCAGCAGCTCCCCCTGCCCGCCTCTCACCCAGAGGTGTCACCCGTGATGGCGCTGGCCACGCTGCTCAGGCCACACAACCTCACGATGTGGCACTTGCAGTCAGTAAAGGGCTGTTTCTTACCCCTCATGGAAGACAGGAACACCAGGATGGAAAGTACAGACTTCTGTATTGCTCTCCGGGCCCTGATAGATCTGTGGAGTGAGAAGCAAGAGGAGTGTTTTGGCTGTGccatccctgcccagggcacagAATGCTGGCAAACATCACCCTTTCACTGGGTCCAGCATCTCAGAGGACTTACTCTGGACCCATGTGCAGCCAGCAGCCCAGCACTAGTGCCTGCACCCTGCCAGCAGAGCAGCCACCCTGGCCTCGTACGGACCCCAGTGTcacccccacagccctgccGACTGCCTGCTGCTGGGGCCGGGTAGCACTGGGACAGCGGGCAAGTTTGGACACCACGGAAACTTGCTCGTAAGTGCAAGGGGCTCTTTGTCcatcccttcctctctttcccagAGCACGTCAGCCTCATGCCCTCTTCCACTTCTTGCCTtctgctccctcccctctctgctgctttccaagCATGCCAGCCCTCTCCCAGCTTGGTCCCTCTGGTGCACACctggagggaggcagagagTCCTGCGCAAGGGGCCTTGGGGCAAGACAGAAAGGGGGCTGTGCTGCATGCCCATATCCTGACTATGTGCCCTATTTCATTGCAAGCAATTAGCAGCAGTGACATGCAAATGTACCACCAATCCAGCAATCTAGAAACGGGATCATGGCTGGGAGGCAACAGAGGCAGCCGCTCCAGGGACAAGATGAGCAGGAACATACAGAGCTGATGGGCGCTGCCACCTCCCACCTGCACAGCACCCTGTCCCACACCTAGTGGCAGCTGGGACACAAGCCCTGGTGCTGGCCCTGCGATGCTCCCAGCCATGCAGCACAGACCATGCAAAGATGGGACCCTGCCAGGTACTCACCACCTTGCAGGCTGCATTCTTGCAAGTGGTGCCGACTCTTACTTGGGCAGCTGCTTCCCCTGTGAGAGCAACACAGCTTCACCCTGGGGCACTCGTCACCCGCGTCTGCCCCTAAACCCTCCCCGCAGCTCCACTGCCGGCTGCCCAGCTTAGCAGCCCGCTGTGCTGCTCCTCCGAGACGCAGCTCTGGGGGTTTGCAGGTGGCTGAGCACAGAGTATCTGCCACCCCACACTGCCCCTGccatgtccccctgtcaccCACCAGCTCACCACTACCTGCACAGCTGCCCTCAGGCGCCTCATCCTTGGAGGACAGGTTCAGTTTTTCCAGTGCTTGCTCCAGAGATCTGGATACTTTAATTGGCAGCAGTTGTCTTGGCTCATCAGAGctagaaacagcagcagcaaaggctgagtcgtggttttttttccccacaatttAAGTATTGTTGCAGTAGGGTGGGACACATGCAGAAGAGGCGGCACAGCAGGGCAACACTTCTAGCTGAGCCCCTCTTACCTTGGTCTTTCCCGCTGCATCTTCTCAGCTGATTTTGGTCCTTGATAGATGATCTCCACCGGTCTGTCCTTCGGCCCATCTGAGGTCTCCTCTCGGCTGAAAGGCTCGGGGGGTTTCTCCTTGCTGTGAAACCCCTTTGTGCATCCCTGAGCAGCACAGGCAAGCCTGATGCCCACTTGGCCCTCCCTGACCTGGCAGCTGCTCCCAAACCCTGTGAGTTTCCATGTTCTGGTGACTGTGTCCTGCAGGGACAGACTCTGACCCTGCAccagggcaggggctgtgtCTGCAGGGATTCCCAGGAATGAGACAGTCTGTCAGCCTCTCTAGGGCCGCGGCAGACAGGTGTCAGTCCTGCTGCACCCCAGCCTGGCAGCTGAAGGGCAGCAAGAGTCTCCTTCGGGAGATGTCCCAGGACCTCTGctgcctccttctcctccactaCTGCTCAGATATTTACAGCTGTGCTGGCACTTGGGACATTTGTCTTCCTCAGGATCCTTGTGGGGGATCCCAGCTCCttccagcaccctcctctggGAACACCCTCCCTGCACTTTGGGAGAAGGACCTTTGTTTGCCTGGTCCTTGGAAACAGATAGGAAACTCCTGGCCGGCAGGGAGAAGGCAGCCTTGCCACGGGAATGGGGATGGGACAGGGCAGGGGCAAGGAAGAGAGGACAGAGGAGCAGTGAGTGCGTTTGAGTTGGGGGTCACTCACCTTTATGGAGAGGAACTCAGAGAAGTCAGTTGTGCGTTTCTTGCAACAAGACCAGCCCTAGGTACCAGGAGACGACAAACTGGTCGGGTGCGGCCAATACCACTGGGCAAAAGGTCCCTCCGGGCAGCTGCAGCCCCACCACCTGCCCCACTCACCTTCAGGGCATCATGGAAGATGGGGACACCCGGGTGATACAGGCAGGAATCTGAAAAGGGAAAGTCAGGCAGAACTTTCCAGGAGCAATCCTGCCCACAAGCCACCAATGATGGCTGGCAGGTCCTGAGCCAGCTCCTGCCGTGCAGGCTGCCTGCGCTGGCCTCTGCTCAGCTCAGGCCACAGTGTGGCAGCTGAGGAAAGCCGCATGTATTCCTGCTTACGCCGGTGCAAAGCACACAAGCCCACTTACCCTTGGTGTTGTGCTCAGGATCAAACCTTTGCCCACAGCCTTTGTTGTAGCACAGCAACTCCATAGCTCCGGTGTATTTGTGGTGTCCTTCACTACTTCCACAAAAATCCCATCAATCTCGCCTCTGCCTGTGATCCCCCTTCTGCTTCCCCGCAGTTTCCAGCCCAGGGGCCGGGAGGTGGCTTTGCCTATCTTTGGAGGCGGCTGGAGGAGGTGGCTGGTAACTGGAGAGCAGGCTAAAGATGGACatagcagctcagcagctgaCAGGCTCCAAAGCCCACGTTATCTGGAGAGGCATTTCTATCCTTCCCCTGCACTCGGCTGAGGGGCACTGTGGGGTGGCTCCACACCTCGGGTGGGCAGACGACCCCCCAGTGCCTTCTGTCCCACCAGCGTCCGGCACAGAAGCATTGGTGTCAGATCAGTGCTTACGCTCAGCGTGGGGCAACCGGTGGCTCTTCTTGACCAGCTGCTCTCAGTTTCTTTAGCATTTATAGAAGcagctgaaattttctgcaaaggaagggaagaaacttCCCAGAGTCCCAAGGAAAAACTTGTGCTGATCTCCCACAGCCCCAAAAGGCACGACCATCGGCGACAGAGAGGCATCAGCAGACCAAAGCGGTGGCCAAGATATCCTCTAATGCAACCCAGGGATGAAATCTCTCCCCCAGAAGATCACTGTTGCCATAGAAGACTGCAAAATGTTACAGGGCTTATCCGTACCAAGGAGGGGTTTGCTCGGACTCCCTGCTCTCGTTCTGGGACTGAAGGTTTTTTCTCTACAAACAGGAAACCCTCTTGAGATCAAAGGTTTTACTTAGTTCCTACAAGCGCCTAAcccaaatattattttctttttgttgttcctGTTTGCAGAGACAGCTGTTTCCTGACCTGCCAGCGTGCACAGCGTCTGGAGATCGTTTCTGCTCAGAAACTGGGTTCAACATACGCCCTTGGTGCTATCAGACAGCGCAAAGGGCCggtcctgcaggcagcagctgcccagggagaggcaCCCACAGGTCCCACCGTGGCTGATGTAACCTCATCGCTGTCCTATGATATTTGTTTAATCTAGTTAATATTCCCCTACAGCCTGCAGGATCTGCTGCCACCCCAAGGGGATCTCTCCAGACCTAGGATGAACCCTTGCTGAAATTCCAGACTCATTTCACACTGCCAGGCTGTTCCATCTCCAGCTCCGTTCTGCCATCCCCACATTAAGACATCCCGGCCAGTGGCAGCCTCAGGCTTTTCCATGCCATTTCCCTAGGAAGGAAGATGGTCCCACTGGCGGAGAGAACACATGTCACCACCAGGTCTCCTTACACCTGGGTAGCC is a window of Phaenicophaeus curvirostris isolate KB17595 chromosome 13, BPBGC_Pcur_1.0, whole genome shotgun sequence DNA encoding:
- the ITGB1BP2 gene encoding integrin beta-1-binding protein 2 yields the protein MELLCYNKGCGQRFDPEHNTKDSCLYHPGVPIFHDALKGWSCCKKRTTDFSEFLSIKGCTKGFHSKEKPPEPFSREETSDGPKDRPVEIIYQGPKSAEKMQRERPSSDEPRQLLPIKVSRSLEQALEKLNLSSKDEAPEGSCAGEAAAQVRVGTTCKNAACKVIYQGPESNTEVCTFHPGVPVFHEGMKYWSCCKVKTTDFNAFLEQPGCSTGRHCWTGKGDKKAVSCRQDWHQTSSQVVVTVYAKNPLPALSSVKANRTVLEVHIVFEGNKIFQAELDLWGVIAIDKSFVSMVPTKVEITLCKASPGSWARLELPHGGSRSRAEQQDDEEAAGPPEPSAAHEDSEDSDDSLSWSEDEDEEPEPGTPSP